From Haloarcula hispanica ATCC 33960, the proteins below share one genomic window:
- a CDS encoding ABC transporter ATP-binding protein, with product MSSQRPSQRDSQTAEQSAAPRDGATPALAVEGLSKQFGSGTDAVTAVDDVSFRIEQGTVVGLLGPNGAGKTTTIKSILGLVLPDSGSVRIQGIDMSEKPRAAYRHVDGMLEGARNDYWRLTVRENLRYFSTIKGVKPDAVADRHERLLEKLDLLEKADESVRDLSRGMKQKVSLASVLASESDLVFLDEPTLGLDVESSLTLRRELRRIVDERDLTAVVSSHDMDVIEDVCDRVIIMNEGEIIADDSVAAVLDQFTANAFAVTSPDITDDLLATVRERFEVVDVTSVERGRRVEVATDSDGFYRLLALCRDHDVTLATVGTVEPGLEDVFVEITGQKR from the coding sequence ATGTCATCCCAGCGCCCTTCCCAGCGGGACTCGCAGACCGCCGAGCAGTCGGCTGCGCCGCGGGACGGAGCGACGCCCGCACTCGCTGTCGAGGGGTTGTCAAAGCAGTTCGGCAGCGGTACGGACGCGGTGACGGCCGTCGACGACGTGTCGTTTCGCATCGAGCAAGGCACCGTTGTCGGCCTGCTGGGACCCAACGGGGCGGGCAAGACAACGACGATAAAATCGATTCTCGGGCTGGTGTTGCCTGATTCCGGAAGTGTTCGGATACAGGGTATCGACATGAGCGAGAAACCGCGGGCAGCCTACCGCCACGTCGACGGGATGCTCGAAGGGGCGCGAAACGACTACTGGCGGCTGACTGTCCGGGAGAACCTGCGCTATTTCTCGACCATCAAGGGCGTCAAGCCGGATGCCGTCGCCGACCGTCACGAGCGGCTACTGGAGAAACTCGACCTCCTGGAGAAGGCCGACGAGTCGGTCCGGGACCTCTCCCGCGGGATGAAACAGAAGGTGTCGCTGGCGAGTGTGCTGGCCAGCGAGTCCGATCTGGTGTTTCTCGACGAACCGACGCTGGGACTCGACGTCGAAAGCTCGCTGACGCTGCGTCGGGAACTGCGCCGCATCGTCGACGAGCGCGACCTCACGGCTGTCGTCAGCAGCCACGACATGGATGTCATCGAGGACGTCTGCGACCGGGTCATCATCATGAACGAGGGAGAGATCATCGCAGACGACAGCGTGGCGGCCGTCCTCGACCAGTTCACCGCGAACGCGTTCGCCGTCACCAGTCCGGACATCACCGACGACCTGCTTGCGACCGTCCGGGAGCGCTTCGAGGTGGTCGACGTGACGAGCGTCGAACGGGGCCGGCGCGTCGAGGTAGCGACCGATAGCGACGGGTTCTACCGCCTGCTTGCGCTGTGTCGCGACCACGATGTGACGCTTGCCACCGTCGGCACGGTCGAACCGGGTCTGGAGGACGTGTTCGTCGAAATCACGGGGCAGAAACGATGA
- a CDS encoding ABC transporter permease, with the protein MTASADTRTEDSDGTSAQAVRAAMQAGYLDLARAVLYREYLIFVRYPANAVGGIVISVFFFGLLFYGGRMLAGQAITDSIEGIIVGYFLWSLSVGAYQSISNDIGSEAQWGTLERHVMTPFGFAPVAFCKGVAKVVRTFITSTVVLAVMLAITGTTLQLNVLTVVVVASLTIASVLGLGFAAGGVAVLYKRIGNWLNLLQFGFIILISAPVFELGWTRVLPLAHGSALLQRAMVDGTRLWQFSAIDLGLLVGVPVGYVLLGYVVFQYTTRRARRLGVLGDY; encoded by the coding sequence ATGACCGCGAGCGCCGACACGCGCACAGAGGACAGTGATGGGACCAGTGCCCAGGCTGTCAGAGCCGCCATGCAGGCGGGCTATCTCGACCTCGCGCGGGCGGTGCTGTACCGCGAGTACCTCATCTTCGTCCGCTATCCGGCCAACGCCGTCGGCGGTATCGTCATCTCGGTGTTTTTCTTCGGCCTACTGTTCTACGGCGGCCGGATGCTCGCGGGACAGGCGATAACCGACTCCATCGAGGGCATCATCGTCGGCTACTTCCTGTGGTCGCTTTCCGTCGGCGCGTACCAGTCCATCTCGAACGACATCGGGAGCGAGGCCCAGTGGGGCACGCTCGAACGGCACGTCATGACGCCGTTTGGCTTCGCGCCGGTCGCGTTCTGCAAGGGTGTCGCGAAAGTCGTCCGGACGTTCATCACCTCGACAGTGGTGCTGGCGGTGATGCTTGCGATTACCGGGACGACGCTCCAGTTGAACGTCCTTACCGTCGTCGTCGTCGCGTCGTTGACCATCGCCTCGGTGCTTGGTCTGGGATTCGCTGCCGGCGGCGTCGCGGTGCTGTACAAGCGCATCGGGAACTGGCTCAATCTGCTCCAGTTCGGGTTCATTATCCTCATCTCCGCGCCCGTGTTCGAACTCGGCTGGACGCGGGTGCTGCCGCTGGCCCACGGGAGCGCGCTCCTCCAGCGGGCGATGGTCGACGGGACCCGACTCTGGCAGTTCTCGGCCATCGACTTGGGGCTCCTCGTCGGCGTCCCGGTCGGCTACGTCCTGCTGGGGTACGTCGTGTTCCAGTACACGACCCGTCGGGCCAGACGACTCGGCGTACTCGGCGACTACTGA
- a CDS encoding LolA family protein, producing the protein MPTIATVVVVGVLAVATWSLVFASDGAADQPQIDRDVQQRYESIDGVSATQTTIVSQNGTVTSRTTYDATLQPGTQKKRLVLVNSTSQANDVRLSDGSTLWLYNDSRGRATRIPLSETESDRGERLQRLFTKLDESTADPRSVEPLPVVPRGERWPVNSTEGMTVSYRGTEPVDGREAYVVHVTPRNGTKAYEQTVWVDTQRFFPAKQRTAWTADEKHTVVTTRYANVTYDTGVPHDEFAPDFPDDTAVSVPEPSDRRFYLRCQLCAT; encoded by the coding sequence GTGCCCACCATTGCGACAGTGGTCGTCGTTGGTGTGCTGGCTGTTGCGACGTGGTCGCTCGTGTTCGCGAGTGACGGCGCCGCCGACCAACCCCAGATCGACAGGGACGTACAGCAACGCTACGAGTCGATAGACGGTGTCAGCGCGACCCAGACGACGATAGTCTCACAGAACGGGACAGTTACGAGCAGAACAACCTACGACGCGACGCTCCAACCGGGGACCCAGAAGAAACGGCTCGTACTCGTCAACAGTACGTCACAGGCGAATGACGTGCGTCTCTCGGACGGGTCGACGCTGTGGCTGTACAACGACAGTCGTGGAAGGGCAACACGAATACCCCTCTCCGAGACTGAGTCCGACAGAGGTGAGCGGCTACAGCGCCTCTTCACAAAACTCGACGAGTCGACAGCGGACCCCCGGTCAGTTGAACCACTCCCCGTTGTCCCTCGAGGCGAGCGATGGCCGGTCAACTCAACCGAGGGGATGACCGTCAGCTACCGGGGCACAGAGCCGGTTGACGGCCGCGAAGCGTACGTCGTCCATGTGACGCCGAGAAACGGGACAAAAGCATACGAGCAAACCGTCTGGGTCGACACACAGCGGTTTTTCCCGGCCAAGCAGCGGACTGCCTGGACGGCAGACGAGAAGCACACAGTCGTGACGACGAGGTATGCGAACGTCACGTACGACACCGGAGTTCCCCATGACGAGTTTGCCCCCGACTTCCCGGACGACACAGCAGTCAGCGTTCCGGAACCATCAGATAGGAGGTTTTACCTGCGCTGCCAGTTATGTGCTACATAA
- a CDS encoding LolA family protein, with protein sequence MATRHLTSERLVLTVATVVVVGVLAVAIWSLAFASTGTADQPQIDADVQQRYQSIDGVNATQTTTITRNGTVASRTTYDAALRPGTQKKRLVVVNSTVERYDRRVSNGSMLWLYDQRRAKATRISLSKTDSDQGERLQRLFANLNMETTTDTTTDSPSVEPLPVVPRSEQRPTVSAGSMSVSYRGTESIDGRDAYVIHVAPKDDTAAYEQTVWVDTEQFFPVKKRTAWTADGERTVVTTTHTSVTYDTGVSEDVFTPNFPDNTTVTVPETPERQTYESVGALEADTEIQVPEPDIPPGYELTYATQTRGRIHSVGLRYMNRTSLITVGKYDRPANRDSASGAVTIDGQPAQVSYGLTTSVSWSCERYRYTVRGEGVSADRLVTVGQSIGCPGGE encoded by the coding sequence ATGGCCACTCGACACCTCACATCGGAACGACTGGTCCTCACCGTCGCGACGGTCGTCGTCGTTGGTGTACTGGCTGTTGCGATCTGGTCGCTTGCGTTCGCGAGTACCGGAACCGCTGATCAGCCCCAGATCGACGCGGACGTACAACAACGCTACCAGTCGATAGACGGTGTGAACGCGACACAGACGACGACGATCACCCGGAACGGGACAGTTGCGAGCCGGACGACCTACGACGCCGCGCTCCGGCCGGGGACCCAGAAGAAACGGCTGGTGGTCGTCAACAGCACCGTCGAGCGATACGACCGCCGAGTGTCGAACGGGTCGATGCTGTGGCTGTACGACCAGCGCCGCGCGAAGGCGACACGCATCTCTCTCAGCAAAACCGATTCAGACCAGGGTGAGCGGCTGCAGCGTCTGTTTGCGAATCTCAACATGGAGACGACAACCGACACGACGACCGACTCACCGTCGGTTGAGCCGTTGCCCGTCGTTCCCCGCAGCGAGCAGCGGCCGACCGTCTCTGCTGGCTCGATGAGCGTCAGTTATCGCGGTACTGAATCAATCGACGGGCGTGACGCCTACGTCATTCATGTGGCACCGAAAGACGACACAGCGGCCTACGAGCAGACGGTCTGGGTGGACACAGAGCAGTTCTTCCCGGTGAAAAAGCGCACTGCGTGGACAGCCGACGGTGAGCGAACAGTCGTGACGACGACGCACACGAGCGTCACCTACGACACCGGTGTGTCCGAGGACGTGTTTACCCCCAACTTCCCCGACAACACGACTGTCACTGTCCCAGAGACGCCCGAAAGACAGACCTACGAGTCGGTCGGTGCGCTCGAAGCCGACACCGAGATCCAGGTTCCGGAGCCCGACATCCCGCCGGGGTACGAACTGACCTACGCGACGCAGACGCGGGGGCGGATCCACAGCGTCGGCCTCCGCTACATGAACCGGACCAGTCTCATCACTGTCGGCAAATACGACCGGCCCGCTAACAGGGACAGCGCCAGCGGAGCGGTGACAATCGACGGGCAACCGGCACAGGTCAGCTACGGACTGACAACCTCAGTTTCGTGGAGCTGTGAGCGCTACCGATACACCGTTCGCGGTGAGGGCGTGTCCGCGGACCGACTCGTCACGGTCGGCCAGTCAATCGGCTGTCCCGGCGGCGAGTGA
- a CDS encoding ArsR/SmtB family transcription factor has protein sequence MSEDPAVGDILDLLSDEYARDILAATSVKPMSAKQLADQCEMSQPTVYRRVEWLQEYGLIEEQTQIETGGNDYSVFAATLSEFSLALADGDFETEIERTEPPAFPGQDEQDTADRFTKMWENL, from the coding sequence GTGAGTGAGGACCCGGCCGTGGGCGACATCCTCGACCTGCTCAGTGACGAGTACGCCCGGGACATCCTCGCAGCAACGAGTGTCAAACCCATGTCCGCGAAACAGCTCGCCGACCAGTGTGAGATGTCACAACCGACCGTGTACAGACGGGTCGAGTGGCTTCAGGAGTACGGCCTCATAGAGGAACAGACCCAGATAGAAACGGGCGGCAACGACTACAGCGTGTTCGCTGCCACGCTCTCGGAGTTCTCGCTGGCGCTTGCTGACGGTGACTTCGAAACCGAGATCGAGCGGACCGAACCGCCGGCGTTCCCGGGACAGGATGAACAGGACACCGCGGACCGATTCACAAAAATGTGGGAGAATCTCTGA
- a CDS encoding DUF7521 family protein, which translates to MVAIETLMDWLITALAFGSTVLGGYVGYQAYRGYRRHNSRAMQYLSVGMFCLTAVAFVVAFAGSVLLRQGLLDSQFQQPLTLVTRAFQFVGVLFIAYSLHSRE; encoded by the coding sequence ATGGTCGCCATCGAGACGCTGATGGACTGGCTCATCACCGCCCTGGCGTTCGGCTCGACAGTACTGGGTGGATACGTCGGCTACCAGGCCTACCGGGGGTATCGCCGGCACAACAGCCGCGCGATGCAGTACCTCTCAGTCGGGATGTTCTGCCTCACGGCGGTGGCCTTCGTCGTCGCGTTCGCCGGCTCAGTCCTCCTTCGCCAGGGCCTGCTCGACAGCCAGTTCCAGCAACCGCTGACACTCGTCACTCGCGCCTTCCAGTTCGTCGGCGTCCTCTTTATCGCGTACTCGCTCCACTCCCGGGAGTGA
- a CDS encoding molybdopterin-binding protein, translated as MAQTAGGRPTVRIDGADPVLLPWDVAPETLPFDVVRGPVAFECASGDRIEREYTGIAVFDLLEAAAMPGDTTHVQFESANGDLACIPLADLNDAVLALGDGPGTEPGRPRFVSPRVLGPRTVKNVCRLRPRALAAGADREAYERLPLDE; from the coding sequence ATGGCGCAAACTGCGGGGGGACGGCCGACGGTCCGCATCGACGGGGCTGACCCGGTATTGCTCCCCTGGGACGTTGCACCCGAAACGCTCCCCTTCGATGTCGTCCGCGGCCCAGTCGCGTTCGAGTGTGCCTCCGGCGACCGGATCGAACGGGAGTACACCGGCATCGCTGTGTTCGACCTGTTAGAGGCGGCGGCGATGCCCGGCGACACGACCCACGTCCAGTTCGAATCGGCGAACGGCGACCTGGCGTGTATTCCACTTGCGGACCTCAACGACGCGGTGCTCGCGCTGGGCGACGGTCCCGGAACCGAGCCGGGGCGACCGCGGTTCGTCTCGCCCCGCGTGCTCGGCCCACGAACCGTCAAGAACGTCTGCCGGCTGCGGCCGCGGGCGCTCGCCGCCGGCGCTGACCGTGAGGCCTACGAGCGGCTGCCGCTGGACGAGTGA
- a CDS encoding HAD family hydrolase, giving the protein MDIDMEQYDQLYRLYKSVDTTTLRGYQEFVDLFPPLSSTVALEQWETASDRLDALKSDITDEFPGTGETYAEIAARLTRDEAFTALDLYSKYDRSVNVLVLDVDETLRSAGDTDNEIPRDTLYLLTQFHEAGVPIVVCTGQTLENVKGFMIQGLGNDLVSSGQMSIVYESGNGVFTPKHGEDTKRLLYERLDGAVVDVFETVRRRVLSEAPDAVGKRCHLQGNEFNVTLKPNAEVGSDNAVEIIDESLRYLCGLVGDAIATQVDAEVDDPAGYARAYFSRDPEILDVLAASDLSTDADIDDAPEAFRDILERVDLGYYEGDAAELVSLELDKSAGVEEAFDVLGIDDPFALVMGDSKSDLRVMRWVDENDAGIAAAPAHSSPDVLDHVSSRDDLVYEAGDASTVLRTIYGISLVEQLDEQGE; this is encoded by the coding sequence GTGGATATCGACATGGAACAATACGACCAACTCTACCGTCTGTATAAGAGCGTAGACACGACGACGCTGCGTGGCTATCAGGAGTTCGTCGACCTGTTTCCTCCGCTCAGCTCGACTGTCGCCCTGGAACAGTGGGAAACCGCCAGTGACCGCCTTGACGCTCTCAAATCCGACATCACTGACGAGTTTCCCGGGACCGGCGAGACCTATGCGGAAATCGCGGCTCGGCTGACCCGCGACGAGGCCTTTACCGCGCTCGACCTCTACTCGAAGTACGACCGGTCGGTGAACGTGCTCGTGCTGGACGTCGACGAGACGCTCCGGTCGGCCGGTGACACCGACAACGAAATCCCCCGTGACACGCTGTATCTCCTGACGCAGTTCCACGAAGCGGGCGTCCCTATCGTCGTCTGTACCGGCCAGACGTTGGAGAACGTCAAGGGGTTCATGATACAGGGGCTTGGCAACGATCTCGTCTCCTCCGGCCAGATGAGCATCGTCTACGAGTCCGGTAACGGCGTGTTCACGCCCAAACACGGCGAGGACACCAAGCGACTGCTCTACGAACGCCTCGACGGAGCGGTCGTGGACGTGTTCGAGACCGTCCGGCGGCGAGTCCTCTCGGAGGCCCCCGACGCCGTCGGCAAGCGCTGTCACCTCCAGGGCAACGAGTTCAACGTCACGCTGAAACCCAACGCCGAGGTCGGCAGCGACAACGCCGTCGAAATCATCGACGAGTCGCTGCGGTACCTCTGTGGCCTCGTTGGCGACGCTATCGCCACACAGGTCGACGCCGAAGTCGACGACCCCGCAGGCTACGCGCGGGCCTACTTCAGCCGCGACCCGGAGATTCTGGACGTGCTGGCGGCGAGCGACCTGTCGACCGACGCCGACATCGACGACGCGCCCGAGGCGTTCCGCGACATCCTCGAACGCGTCGACCTGGGCTACTACGAGGGCGACGCGGCCGAACTCGTGAGCCTCGAACTGGACAAGTCCGCCGGCGTCGAGGAGGCCTTCGACGTGCTCGGCATCGACGACCCGTTCGCGCTCGTGATGGGCGACAGCAAGAGCGACCTGCGAGTGATGCGCTGGGTCGACGAGAACGACGCCGGCATCGCCGCCGCGCCCGCGCATTCCTCGCCCGACGTGCTCGACCACGTCAGTTCGAGGGACGACCTGGTGTACGAGGCCGGCGACGCTAGCACGGTGTTGCGGACTATCTACGGTATTAGCCTCGTTGAGCAACTGGACGAGCAGGGCGAGTGA
- the mutL gene encoding DNA mismatch repair endonuclease MutL — protein MTDIQRLDDRTVERIAAGEVVERPASVVKELVENAIDADATRVEVVVEAGGTDGIRVTDDGVGMDREAVETAVEKHTTSKIRDIADLEGGVGTLGFRGEALHAIGAVSRLTIRTRPRGGDVGTELVLEGGDVTSVSPAGCPEGTTMAVEDLFYNVPARRKYLKQESTEFAHVNTVVASYALANPDVAVSLTHGDRETFSTTGQGDLRETVMSVYGREVAESMISVGAGSEANADGDESDSFPDGPLDGVHGLVSHPETNRAGREYLSTYVNGRYVRAGTVRDAVVDAYGTQIAPDRYPFAVLFLDVPAGDVDVNVHPRKMEVRFADDEGVREQVRTAVEDALLREGLLRSTAPRGRSAPEQTEITPESNGTSDSERERSSPDGRDTGDEAATPGRTDTTATGSADATAQEPDTEPTDRPDSTQTETAGSQSSGTAQSIQSADTKRPSATDPTDDASGESGVRDPEGSVSSGNSNGERRDASAAGRTATESEGRKFTGGQEQARLGDDPEATHESLPSMRILGQLADTYVVAETDDGLVLVDQHAADERVNYERLKAKFEGETTTQALANPVELELTAREAEVFDRRSDALASLGFHTARTGERSIEVRTLPGVIADAAGPDIVRDVLGAFVAGDDEAAATVEAAADELLGDLACYPSVTGNTSLTEGSVRELLAALDDCENPYACPHGRPTVIHIDRQELEDRFERDYPGHGGRRR, from the coding sequence ATGACCGATATCCAGCGACTCGACGACCGGACCGTCGAACGCATCGCGGCCGGCGAGGTGGTCGAGCGACCGGCCTCCGTCGTCAAGGAACTGGTCGAGAATGCCATCGACGCCGACGCGACCCGGGTCGAGGTCGTCGTCGAAGCCGGCGGAACCGACGGGATTCGCGTCACGGACGACGGCGTCGGGATGGACCGCGAGGCCGTCGAGACGGCCGTCGAGAAACACACCACCTCGAAGATTCGCGATATCGCAGACCTGGAGGGCGGCGTGGGAACGCTCGGGTTCCGCGGCGAGGCGCTGCACGCGATCGGGGCGGTCTCACGGCTGACGATCCGGACCAGACCCCGCGGCGGCGACGTGGGAACCGAACTGGTGCTCGAAGGCGGTGACGTCACGTCAGTCAGCCCCGCCGGCTGTCCGGAGGGGACAACGATGGCGGTAGAAGACCTCTTCTATAACGTCCCAGCCCGCCGGAAGTACCTCAAACAAGAGTCGACGGAGTTCGCACACGTCAACACCGTCGTCGCCAGCTACGCGCTGGCTAACCCGGACGTGGCCGTCTCGCTGACCCACGGCGACCGCGAAACGTTTTCGACGACCGGCCAAGGCGACCTGCGCGAGACGGTGATGTCCGTCTACGGCCGGGAAGTCGCCGAGTCGATGATCTCGGTCGGAGCAGGTTCGGAAGCGAACGCGGATGGCGACGAGAGTGATAGTTTCCCTGACGGGCCGCTCGACGGCGTCCACGGCCTCGTCTCGCACCCCGAGACGAACCGCGCCGGCCGCGAGTACCTCTCGACGTACGTCAACGGCCGCTATGTCCGGGCCGGTACCGTTCGCGACGCCGTCGTCGACGCCTACGGGACCCAGATCGCGCCGGACCGCTACCCCTTCGCCGTCCTCTTTCTGGACGTGCCCGCGGGCGACGTGGACGTGAACGTCCATCCCCGCAAAATGGAGGTCCGCTTCGCCGACGACGAGGGTGTTCGCGAGCAGGTCCGGACTGCCGTCGAGGACGCGTTGTTGCGGGAAGGGCTACTGCGCTCGACAGCACCGCGTGGCCGGTCGGCACCCGAGCAGACAGAGATAACGCCGGAATCGAACGGGACGAGCGACAGCGAGCGCGAGCGGTCGAGTCCGGACGGCCGGGACACCGGAGACGAAGCAGCAACGCCGGGACGGACGGATACCACCGCAACGGGCAGCGCTGATGCAACAGCACAGGAGCCGGATACCGAGCCCACAGACCGACCGGACAGCACGCAGACCGAGACAGCGGGTAGCCAGTCCTCCGGCACAGCCCAATCCATTCAATCAGCCGACACGAAACGGCCCTCCGCGACCGACCCAACGGACGATGCGTCGGGCGAATCCGGGGTGCGCGATCCAGAGGGTAGTGTTTCGAGTGGAAATAGCAATGGTGAGCGCCGTGACGCGTCCGCAGCGGGACGGACAGCCACGGAGAGCGAGGGGCGGAAGTTCACCGGCGGGCAGGAGCAGGCGCGCCTCGGCGACGACCCGGAAGCAACCCACGAGTCGCTGCCCTCGATGCGGATTCTCGGACAGTTAGCCGACACCTACGTCGTCGCGGAGACGGACGACGGCCTCGTGCTGGTCGACCAGCACGCGGCGGACGAGCGGGTCAACTACGAACGGCTGAAGGCCAAGTTCGAGGGCGAAACGACGACGCAGGCACTTGCTAACCCTGTCGAACTGGAACTAACCGCGCGCGAGGCCGAGGTGTTCGACCGGCGTAGCGACGCGCTGGCGAGTCTGGGGTTCCACACGGCGCGCACGGGTGAGCGAAGCATCGAGGTCCGGACCCTTCCGGGCGTCATCGCCGATGCGGCCGGCCCGGACATCGTCAGGGACGTACTGGGCGCGTTCGTCGCCGGCGACGACGAAGCGGCAGCGACGGTCGAAGCGGCGGCCGACGAACTGCTCGGCGACCTGGCGTGTTACCCCTCGGTGACCGGGAACACGTCGCTGACCGAGGGCTCCGTCCGGGAGCTACTCGCCGCACTGGACGACTGTGAGAACCCCTACGCGTGTCCCCATGGGCGACCGACGGTCATTCACATCGACCGGCAGGAACTCGAAGACAGGTTCGAGCGTGATTACCCCGGGCACGGCGGTCGCCGGCGATAG
- a CDS encoding PfkB family carbohydrate kinase — MSLVTFGETALRFSPPDGQRFETAREASIRVDGTASSVAATAGRLGADAQWLSKVPDTPLGRRVVAELHEFGLETEVVWADPDTGRQGLTFHEDADPPRAERLLQDRGDTAMATLTPGELPMGEIQNADVVFTSGATLSLSDTAADTTGALLRAAAGMRAFDLDFHPGLWDAEDALDALADLLPAVDTLFAAEEQVSAVFDTTGSPREVVHTLATEYDLTRVILTRSEYGAVAYHDGVIHEQDAIETSAVDEAGQHEAFIGATLQQLAAGADTDEALLHGVAAAALSRTLSGPLTPLEPSEVERLVDSQQSRRP, encoded by the coding sequence ATGTCACTTGTAACGTTCGGCGAGACCGCTCTCAGATTTTCACCCCCAGACGGACAGCGATTCGAGACGGCCCGCGAAGCGTCAATTCGCGTCGACGGGACTGCGAGCAGCGTTGCGGCGACAGCCGGTCGACTCGGGGCTGACGCACAGTGGCTCTCGAAGGTCCCGGACACGCCGCTCGGGCGGCGTGTCGTCGCGGAGCTCCATGAGTTCGGTCTGGAGACAGAGGTTGTCTGGGCCGACCCAGACACCGGCCGCCAGGGACTCACGTTCCACGAAGACGCCGACCCACCCCGTGCCGAACGGCTACTGCAGGACCGCGGCGACACCGCGATGGCGACGCTGACGCCCGGCGAGTTGCCGATGGGCGAGATACAGAACGCGGACGTGGTGTTTACTTCGGGCGCAACTCTCTCACTTTCTGACACAGCCGCCGACACGACGGGGGCGTTACTCAGAGCGGCCGCAGGAATGCGAGCATTCGATCTCGATTTCCATCCGGGGCTATGGGACGCCGAAGATGCTCTCGACGCCCTTGCAGACCTGCTACCAGCCGTCGATACCCTCTTTGCCGCCGAAGAGCAGGTTTCCGCGGTGTTTGATACGACAGGGAGTCCGCGCGAGGTCGTGCACACGCTCGCAACGGAGTACGACCTCACCCGCGTGATTCTCACACGGAGCGAGTACGGTGCGGTTGCCTACCACGACGGCGTCATTCACGAGCAAGATGCCATCGAAACGTCTGCAGTAGACGAAGCAGGACAACACGAGGCTTTCATCGGCGCAACGCTCCAGCAACTTGCCGCCGGTGCTGACACGGACGAAGCGCTGCTCCATGGTGTCGCGGCAGCAGCGCTGTCTCGAACACTGTCCGGGCCGCTGACGCCGCTCGAACCGTCCGAGGTTGAGCGTCTCGTCGATTCACAGCAGTCCAGACGGCCGTAG
- a CDS encoding carboxypeptidase regulatory-like domain-containing protein: MISHRAVLTIVLLTLLGGVSGTAVAQSQVTLTVTVVDQDGDPLSGIDISATWDDGAGGPSNETTRANGQALIDVPEGATVALRIHDDEYVRNVPYVVSDAEAESIEVAVSESATATVNAVTADGQPAENARIRLYRNGNYVVDRNAGSNGTITTQPVEEGEYSVIVTKPGFYRNLTTASVSGETTTTVRISEGSALLRASVVDEHFNDSRPIRDATIRVQSDSGFDGTVPTLSDGTASVSVPVNDRYDVTVTKDGYETVERRVSVAEDDTSLDVEIERTPEITLTPDNRQVVVGANVGLTVTDEYDEPVANATVTRNGTEVGQTDADGEVTATVPTAGNVTFTATAGDLTTTMTVTVFRPSGETANGAAMSPERTATETTDSSGPGFTVALTVAALLAVTVLARRRR; this comes from the coding sequence ATGATCAGTCATCGTGCTGTGTTAACAATTGTGTTGCTGACACTGCTGGGAGGGGTGTCGGGAACGGCTGTTGCACAGTCGCAGGTGACACTCACCGTCACCGTGGTCGATCAGGACGGCGACCCGCTCAGTGGTATCGATATCTCGGCGACGTGGGACGACGGCGCAGGCGGGCCGTCAAACGAGACGACGCGGGCAAACGGACAGGCGCTCATCGATGTTCCCGAGGGGGCGACCGTCGCGCTCCGGATACATGACGACGAGTACGTCCGAAACGTTCCGTACGTCGTTTCGGACGCCGAGGCGGAGTCCATCGAAGTGGCGGTCTCGGAGTCAGCGACGGCCACAGTCAACGCGGTGACGGCGGACGGCCAGCCGGCCGAGAACGCTCGCATCCGGCTGTATCGGAACGGGAACTACGTGGTCGACAGGAACGCGGGCAGCAACGGGACCATCACGACACAGCCCGTGGAAGAAGGTGAGTACAGCGTCATCGTTACCAAGCCGGGGTTCTACCGAAATCTGACCACCGCGTCCGTCTCCGGTGAGACAACGACGACGGTCCGGATTAGCGAGGGGTCAGCCCTGCTGCGGGCCTCGGTCGTTGACGAGCATTTCAACGATTCGAGGCCGATTCGTGACGCGACGATTCGGGTCCAGTCGGACAGCGGGTTCGACGGAACTGTACCGACACTCTCCGACGGGACGGCATCGGTCAGCGTCCCGGTCAACGACCGCTACGATGTCACAGTGACGAAGGACGGCTACGAAACGGTCGAGAGACGCGTCAGCGTGGCTGAAGACGACACGTCACTCGACGTAGAGATTGAACGCACCCCTGAGATTACGCTCACACCGGACAACAGACAGGTCGTCGTCGGCGCGAACGTCGGCCTCACGGTCACCGACGAGTACGACGAACCGGTGGCGAACGCGACCGTGACCCGGAACGGGACCGAGGTCGGACAGACTGACGCGGACGGCGAGGTAACCGCGACGGTCCCGACAGCCGGGAACGTCACGTTTACCGCGACAGCCGGTGACCTCACTACGACAATGACGGTCACGGTGTTCAGGCCGAGTGGGGAGACGGCAAACGGGGCGGCCATGTCACCGGAGCGAACGGCGACCGAAACGACCGACAGCAGCGGTCCGGGATTCACCGTCGCTCTGACGGTGGCTGCGCTGCTTGCGGTGACTGTCCTCGCACGCCGACGGCGCTAA